The DNA region TTACTATTGAAAATTGTAGCATTTTCAATATTTTCATAAATTCTGACACCATCTGCACCAATAGTCATTTTATCAATGTCTGGAGCAATTCTCCCTATGATATAATCTGTTAGGTAAAAAAATGAGATGTCGGTTCCAATTTTAAATTGGTTGATTTTAGATTCAGCCCCTAAATTTAATTCTATAGATTTTTCATTTTTTAAATAAGGGTTTCCTATATAATCATAATTGTCAAAACTGTTATATAGATAAAAACCGTATGCCTCGGTAACCGAAGGTGCTCTTTGGCCATAACCAGCACCAATGGAAACTTCTAACTTTTTAAATTTTAAATTGTATTCCGATGAAAAGTTCATCAAAAACCGCGACTTATTGTCTTTTAGATCAGGATAAAAAATCCGCAAACTATTCAATCCAAAATCATCGGAAATAGAAGCATTTTGAAATCCCGCTCTGGCGGATACTTTTACATTACGGTTCTCATTTAAGATGATTTTATCTTCGCCATAAATACCAGAATACAACGTTCTTACATCTGGCCATGTGAGCATAAACATTACATTCTCAGTGGGATCGTTAGGATACATAGTCATTTCTGCCAATGATTTGTTATAATATCCATTTACATTAAAAAGCAAATTGTGTTTCGATTTTGCAGCTTTAATCTTTGAATAAAACCCATACGTATCGCTCCATCCCGGCATGTCCATATGAATAGGAACATCTGGTCTTTTGGTATCGTCCATTACGTGCGTTATCGTATTATAGTATAACTTTGTTTCCCATTTATTTACAATAGAACTTATATTTTTTTGCTCAAAGCTCACCGATGCAATCAAAGCTTTTGCTAAAGAAACATCCATGGTTAACGCTGGATAACCCACATCATTTGCTTTATCAAAAATAAAACTTCCTGTAATGGCACTATTTTTACCTAATTTAACTCCTGCAACCGTTGAAACATTAAATTTTTCGTACTGTGAAAAAGGCACCTCGTCTCCACCACCAGCTACATAATTCTCAGCCTTTCTATAAATAGCATCTACGTTAAACATTAATTTCTCATCTGCATAATTAAATTCCGAACTGATTATCTGGGCATTAGAATTCGATTCTGAACCTAAATCTATACCCACGTTCAACTCTTCTTTTTCAAAACTGCTTTTCTGTAATTTTAGGTCAATACCACCGCCAATAGTCGCTCCATTTTCAGTTCCTGATTGGCCAGAGTTTACATGCACTTCTGATAAGTTGGAAATATCTACATAAGAAGTGATCGGATCCATTTTATCAGTACAAGCTCCAAAGATTTGCATGCCGTCTATAGTTACCGACAAACGATCAGAAACCATGTTGTTCATTGCAGGTTCCCAAGCATAATTTCCTCTTTTTATCATTGATATTCTATTCGATTTTTCTAAATAATTATCAATACTGGAAAGTGGTTTTTCTTGTTTTCTATTGTTCAATCCTAGTTTTCCTATTACAATTACTTCGTCAAGCTTAACAGGTAAAATGGAATCTACTTCTGTTTTTTGTGCAGTTAATTGTAATACACTGCAAACTAAAAAACTTACTATTACTACTATATTTTTCATCTACTTTGATTTAATAACTAGCAATAATTGTCAAACCGACCTGACTAATCGGTTTGACAATCTAAATATGCTATTTTTAAAATTCTAGCTCCAAAAACAAACTACTGCTTTCGTTTTCATCGGTAACTTCTTCACCTTTAAGCATTTCACTATTATTATTAACCAACATTAAATTGAGTTTCCAATAGCCTGTCATGGTCAGAGACAATTTCCCTTTATACATTTTTGAAGCAGCATCATAGGTTAAATCTTCATTATTTGGTGAAGAATGATTGCCCATACTTGGCATACGTGGGTCTAGCATTAATTTATAATTGGTAACTTCAGGAAAAGTCATCATATTTTCCATCTTATAAATACCAGCAACAATATCATTTACTTTTACTTCTGGATTTTTTGGTGCTACTAAAGCCACAACATACCTTGCACCATCAGTACCCATAAATGATGCTACTACTTTTTTCTCTGTCGCTGGAACTGTGATACCCGCTTTTGCTTCATATTCTGAACCATCAATAGTATAATTAAAGGTCAGATCCCATTTCTCATCAGCATTTTCAGCCATTTGGAAAATGATGAACCCATTGTAAAGCGTTTCTTTATCAGCCATTTTAGTTATTGATGACTTAGGACAAGAGTGCATCATACTCGTCATGTGCATCATCGGTTTCCAATTAATACTCGCATTTTGTATGTACGCTTTACTGTTTTTATTCATAATTCTTAACGTTATATCGTTATAACCTTGCATTAATTTTCCGCTTTCCGTAAAAAGCTCAATAGTATGTATATTGTTTGAGATTTCTTGCACTTTTGTCAATCCTTCAATTTCATTTATCGGTTCTATAGGATCATCATCACTAGTACAAGAAATGGTAACTACTAATAGTATTGGTATTATATATTTTAAGAGTTGCATTTTATTTATTTTTTAGTTTTAAGAATACGGATTTTGCCCTGCCGAAAAAACAACAAGCAAGCGTAATGGTATTCAATCTTTTTTTGAAATAGTTTATGAGTATTGCAAATACATTAATGCAATAAAAGCGGGAATATTTAAACTAAAAAATCGGGAGGTTGAAAAACAGAGGTGATATAATCTTTTGTTTTGCCTATCTTATTTAAAAAAGAATTCAAGTTTTTTGGATATTCATAAAGCTTGAATTTTTGGTTATCGATTTTAAGATAAGTAATCGGAAATTTGTCAAAATCTATAACAGGTAAAGCGGGTTGCTCATCTTTTGAGTCAATTGGAATAGTTTTTTTGATTTCTTTGGCAAGTTGACATTTTCCATTACATTGCAGCTCAGGTTCTTCCTTATTGACACATAGCACTTTGGCTATATAATCATAGTTCAGATTATATTCAATTACTGGTACAATTGGCCTTAACAAAGCTCCAACATACAAAAAGATAAAAAGATATGTGTATATTATTTTCACCTATTTCTTTTAACACCACAAAATTAAGCAGGTTGAAAAAGGGATAAAATGACTTTTATCATAAAATTTGTCCCAAGCCAAAAAGGATAGCAAACAAAAAAGTACTCAAGGCGAGTTTTTTAAGTTCAGGGTCTAATTTAGCAGTATCTGTATTCTTGTAAACCGTATTCAGGTGAATAAAAATAGGTATAAAGGCAATAATAAATAAAAATTGTTTTGGAGAATTATAATGAAATGAAGTATATAACAGTGCGAGTAAAAATGCTGCAATCAATAAATAATAGTGATAATATTTTGCAAACTCCTCTCCTATCTTAACCACGAGTGTTCGTTTGTTTGCTTTTTCATCTGATACTCTATCACGAAGGTTATTTAAATTCAATACACCAACGCTTAACAAGCCAATAGAAGTTGCTGGGAGAAAAACAGTCCAAGTGAATTGCTTTGTATATAAAAAATAACTACCTGCTACACTTAGCCAGCCAAAAAATAGAAAAACAAAAACATCTCCAAATCCACTATAACCATAGGCTTTTTTACCCATAGTATATTTAATGGCTGCAGCTATACTTGCCAAACCCAATAGTAGAAATAGCAAAAAATAGTTAAGATTTTCTTTTCCGAATGCTAAATAAAGTAAAATTACTGCTACCAAAAAAGTAATGACTCCAGTAAATTTTATAGCGTTAAGCATTTCATTTGGTGAAATTACACCACTCTGCAATGCTCTTTCTGGACCGATTCTATCTAAATTATCAGTGCCTTTTACACCATCTCCATAATCATTAGCAAAATTAGATAATACTTGAAACCCAATTGTAGTTAATAGTGCCAGAATACAAATTACCCAATTAAAACACCCACTAGAATATGCCAAAAAACTACCTAGCAATATTCCAGATACAGACAAAGGTAAGGTACGCAAACGAGCGGCTTTTATAAAAGCTTTAGTTTTAGTTTTAGAAATCAAGGTTTTAGATTTTCTTTTTGTAGTTTTCAATAATAAAAAACAAAATTTTGTTCTCTACTTATTTTAGATACTGAGTTTCTTCACTTAATTCCAAAGCTTCTCTGATATTGACAGGATCACCATAAGACTGAGCTATAATAAAACAATCGGCAAAACCTAATCTTCTTAAATCTTCTTTTAGGACCAAAGCTTCTGCATAGGTAACAAAATTACCAATGGCATATTTGTTTAAGCCACCCTCTTCGAACTCTTTCATATGAGCTAAATCATCCGAAAACAACTTTGCTTTGAAATTGGTAAACGCACCAATTTGTATACTGTAAACTATAGTTTCCCCCACTATACCTTGGGCATTTCTTTTTACCTCAATTGCCACTTTTTTAGCCTCCCTCAATTGATGTAATGTATCATTGTTAATTATAGATAAATTGTTTTTTATTAAATATTTATTATCGATTTTATCGGATTTAGGTAAAAATGACCACAAGAATAGTATTAACGTCAAAAGACCAAAAATGCCTAAAATAATTCTGTGTTTTCTTAAAATAGAGTTATTTTCTTCCTCCTCTTTGAGTAGTTTATTTAATTTATTTATGGTTTGGTTGGCCTTATCTACCTCCTCATAAATATTAACTAAATTTTTATCTTTAATATATGGCATACTATGGTATATTTTTAATTATAGATCTTGGGCATTTGCAATAAGTTCTACAATATCCAATACTTTTATATCGTTTTCTTTCTCTTTATTTTTAACTCCATCGGTCATCATGGTATTACAAAAAGGGCATCCAGTTGCAATAATATCTGGTTTTATTTCCAACGCTTCTTCTGTTCGTTCAACATTAATGTCTTTATTTCCTTTTTCGGGTTCTTTAAACATTTGAGCTCCACCAGCTCCACAACACAAACCATTACGCTTGCATCGTTTCATCTCAACCAATTCAACTTCTAACTTTTTAATAAGTTCTCTTGGGGCTTCATAAACATCATTTGCCCTACCCAAATAACACGGATCATGAAAAGTAATACGTTTTCCTTTATATGAACCACCTTCTATTGTGAGCTTACCTTCGTTTAATAACGATTTTAAAAATTGAGTATGGTGCATTACTTCGTAATTGCCACCCAATTGAGGATATTCATTTTTAATGGTATTAAAGCAATGCGGACACGCGGTTACTACCTTTTTGATTTCATAAGCGTTCATAACCTCAATATTGGTCATGGCTTGCATCTGGAAAAGAAACTCGTTTCCTGCACGTTTAGCAGGATCACCAGTACAACCTTCTTCAGTACCTAGCACAGCAAAATTAACTTCAGCCTTGTTTAATATTTTAACAAAAGCTTTGGTTATTTTTTTTGCTTTATCATCAAAACTACCAGCACAACCTACCCAAAATAAAACTTCGGGTTGTTTGCCTTGAGCTGTCAGTTCAGCCATGGTAGGTACATTCATAATTATGAATTTAGAGTTACTTAAATTATTCTTTTAATACTACAAGGTTACTTAATGTTTACCGTCGTCAAATACTTGAATGGTAACTTCTTTTTCTATTAAGTCTGTAAATTTACCTCTATATCGTGTTGCTTTAACCAAATGATTATCAATCCAATGGTAATTACCACCTCTTGGTTTGCCCATTAATAAACTATGGTATTTAAAACCATTAGCAGCTAACCATCTTTCCGTGTAATCTCTATGCTCTTCTGTTCTTGATGTGAAAAAACAGATAATATGACCCTCGTCATACCATCTATTCAATGTGTCTAACGCATCAGGATATACCTCGGCAGTAAGCATACGTTCAGGTTCTTCATTCGGTATGTCATCACAAACAGTCCCATCTATATCAATAAGGTAATTTTTAACTCCCTTTGGTAATTCAGGGCTTAACAAATTGCCTTCTTTGTCTCTTAATTCGTGTAGTTCTTTGTCAAATTTACTCTTCATTTTTCCAGTTTAATCTATCTAATTGGTTATACTGCCATGGTGCAGCGTTATTTTCTATATTGGTCATCATCATATTCAATTCTTGAGGTGCAGCTGATTTTTCCATTACTAAAAATCGTCGCATATCCATAATTATGGATAAAGGATCTATATTTACAGGGCATTCCTCTACACATGCATTACAACTAGTACATGCCCACAATTCTTCATTAGAAATTGTAGTAAATAAATTCTTATCGTCTGATTTAAACTCACCATTTACATCAATATTTTTCCCTACTTCTTCTGCTCTATCTCTCGTTTTCATCATAATCGCTCTTGGCGATAACTCTTTCCCTGTAATATTAGCAGGACAAACAGATGTACATCTACCACATTCAGTACACGTATAAGCATTCATTAATTGTACCCAATTCAAATCAAAAACATCTTCAGCTCCGAATTTTTCTGGCATACTATCGGTATCACTTTCGGCAGGAGCAGCATAAGGATCTGCACTCGGATCTAACATCATTTTAACCTCGTCTGTAACCGATTGTAAGTTATCAAATTTTCCTAAAGGATTCAAATTTGCGTAGTACGTATTTGGAAAAGCCAATAGAATATGTAAATGCTTAGAATAATATAGATAATTTAAGAACACCAAAATACCCGCTATATGCAACCACCAAGCAGTTCGCTCAATAATATGAAGCGTTTCTGGATTGATGCCGCTAAACCAAGGTGCTATAAATTGACTAATTGTATTACCCGAATTGGCTTGTTGAAAAGTTGTATCTGTAGCATTCATGATTAAAAACAGAACCATTAATACCATTTCGAAATACAAAATGTACAAGGCATCGTTTTTAGGGAAGCCTTTCATTTCTTTATTCCAGAATCTGGGAATACGAAGTACCATTCTGCGAATCCAAAAAATAATAACCGAAATCAAAACCAGAACAGCTAAAACCTCAAAACTTCCAATTAAAAAACCATAAAAACCGCCTAAAAAGGACAACACTCTGTGCGTACCGAAAAGTCCATCAATAATAATTTCTAATACTTCTATATTGATGATGATAAAACCAACATAAACTATAACATGAAGTAAACCCGATATAGGGCGTCTGACCATTTTAGATTGCCCTAAGGCAATATTTATCATATTCTTTAGGCGTAAACTTGGATTATCTGTCCTATCAACAGCTTTACCTAATTTAATATTACGAATTAGTTTCTTTATGTTTTTAGTAA from Aureibaculum sp. 2308TA14-22 includes:
- a CDS encoding TonB-copper family protein, producing the protein MKNIVVIVSFLVCSVLQLTAQKTEVDSILPVKLDEVIVIGKLGLNNRKQEKPLSSIDNYLEKSNRISMIKRGNYAWEPAMNNMVSDRLSVTIDGMQIFGACTDKMDPITSYVDISNLSEVHVNSGQSGTENGATIGGGIDLKLQKSSFEKEELNVGIDLGSESNSNAQIISSEFNYADEKLMFNVDAIYRKAENYVAGGGDEVPFSQYEKFNVSTVAGVKLGKNSAITGSFIFDKANDVGYPALTMDVSLAKALIASVSFEQKNISSIVNKWETKLYYNTITHVMDDTKRPDVPIHMDMPGWSDTYGFYSKIKAAKSKHNLLFNVNGYYNKSLAEMTMYPNDPTENVMFMLTWPDVRTLYSGIYGEDKIILNENRNVKVSARAGFQNASISDDFGLNSLRIFYPDLKDNKSRFLMNFSSEYNLKFKKLEVSIGAGYGQRAPSVTEAYGFYLYNSFDNYDYIGNPYLKNEKSIELNLGAESKINQFKIGTDISFFYLTDYIIGRIAPDIDKMTIGADGVRIYENIENATIFNSNLSMVYRFTNAIKMDGSLGYNLGRDNNGDNLPLISPITYGTSITYKKNTFQTEISMNGADKQHNFSAYYGEDSTSAYTIFNANASYNFYFGGQTLYVKAGVQNLFDRNYSTYTDWKNIPRMGRNVFLNVSYVL
- a CDS encoding LNS2 domain-containing protein yields the protein MKSKFDKELHELRDKEGNLLSPELPKGVKNYLIDIDGTVCDDIPNEEPERMLTAEVYPDALDTLNRWYDEGHIICFFTSRTEEHRDYTERWLAANGFKYHSLLMGKPRGGNYHWIDNHLVKATRYRGKFTDLIEKEVTIQVFDDGKH
- a CDS encoding (Fe-S)-binding protein translates to MNVPTMAELTAQGKQPEVLFWVGCAGSFDDKAKKITKAFVKILNKAEVNFAVLGTEEGCTGDPAKRAGNEFLFQMQAMTNIEVMNAYEIKKVVTACPHCFNTIKNEYPQLGGNYEVMHHTQFLKSLLNEGKLTIEGGSYKGKRITFHDPCYLGRANDVYEAPRELIKKLEVELVEMKRCKRNGLCCGAGGAQMFKEPEKGNKDINVERTEEALEIKPDIIATGCPFCNTMMTDGVKNKEKENDIKVLDIVELIANAQDL
- a CDS encoding (Fe-S)-binding protein; the protein is MQYIPNILFAILLIIGIGFFTKNIKKLIRNIKLGKAVDRTDNPSLRLKNMINIALGQSKMVRRPISGLLHVIVYVGFIIINIEVLEIIIDGLFGTHRVLSFLGGFYGFLIGSFEVLAVLVLISVIIFWIRRMVLRIPRFWNKEMKGFPKNDALYILYFEMVLMVLFLIMNATDTTFQQANSGNTISQFIAPWFSGINPETLHIIERTAWWLHIAGILVFLNYLYYSKHLHILLAFPNTYYANLNPLGKFDNLQSVTDEVKMMLDPSADPYAAPAESDTDSMPEKFGAEDVFDLNWVQLMNAYTCTECGRCTSVCPANITGKELSPRAIMMKTRDRAEEVGKNIDVNGEFKSDDKNLFTTISNEELWACTSCNACVEECPVNIDPLSIIMDMRRFLVMEKSAAPQELNMMMTNIENNAAPWQYNQLDRLNWKNEE
- a CDS encoding SPOR domain-containing protein, which gives rise to MPYIKDKNLVNIYEEVDKANQTINKLNKLLKEEEENNSILRKHRIILGIFGLLTLILFLWSFLPKSDKIDNKYLIKNNLSIINNDTLHQLREAKKVAIEVKRNAQGIVGETIVYSIQIGAFTNFKAKLFSDDLAHMKEFEEGGLNKYAIGNFVTYAEALVLKEDLRRLGFADCFIIAQSYGDPVNIREALELSEETQYLK
- a CDS encoding 1,4-dihydroxy-2-naphthoate polyprenyltransferase codes for the protein MKTTKRKSKTLISKTKTKAFIKAARLRTLPLSVSGILLGSFLAYSSGCFNWVICILALLTTIGFQVLSNFANDYGDGVKGTDNLDRIGPERALQSGVISPNEMLNAIKFTGVITFLVAVILLYLAFGKENLNYFLLFLLLGLASIAAAIKYTMGKKAYGYSGFGDVFVFLFFGWLSVAGSYFLYTKQFTWTVFLPATSIGLLSVGVLNLNNLRDRVSDEKANKRTLVVKIGEEFAKYYHYYLLIAAFLLALLYTSFHYNSPKQFLFIIAFIPIFIHLNTVYKNTDTAKLDPELKKLALSTFLFAILFGLGQIL